The window GTAATTTTCCTTATTCATGCTATTATATAACCTATAATTAACAATTCCCATTATTTGTACTTAAAACCGGTGTTATATTATTAACAAAAACCGAATTGAGTTGTTGTAGAACTAAACATGGTTCTTTAATACATATGCGCAATCGCCTTATTGTATTTGGGTAAGCACTTGTTAAACAATAATCCATATCATATTAATTTTTAAAGACGTGATGTATTTTAAACCCAACCTATTTATTAACTACAACTTTAAAAAAAAGAATGAATTTTTAAAACAATTACTTAATTATTAAATTAATCTGTAGTAAAACATAATAGCATTATTAATTAACCATAACAACATTTACTTTCAACAAGCTTTACCCATGAAAAAAGTTGCCTTAATTACAGGTATAACCGGTCAGGACGGTTCCTATTTAGCAGAATTTTTATTAAAAAAGGGCTATATAGTACACGGCGTTAAAAGAAGAAGTTCTTTATTCAACACCGACCGCATTGATCATTTATACCAAGATCCGCATGAAGTGGACCGAAACTTTGTTCTGCATTTTGGTGACCTGTCCGACTCTACCAACCTGATCAGGATCATCCAGCAAACACAACCGGATGAGATATATAATTTAGGAGCCATGTCGCATGTTAAGGTAAGTTTCGACACACCGGAATATACCGCAAATGCCGATGGGATTGGTACACTGCGTATATTGGAAGCAGTGCGCATATTAGGCCTTGCGAAAAAGACCAAAGTATACCAGGCTTCAACTTCAGAATTGTATGGCTTGGTACAAGCTGTGCCGCAATCTGAAACTACCCCTTTTTATCCGCGTTCACCTTATGCTGTGGCTAAAATGTATGCTTACTGGATTACAGTGAATTACCGCGAAGCTTATGGCATGTTTGCCTGCAACGGTATCCTTTTTAACCATGAAAGCCCACTGCGTGGAGAGACCTTTGTTACCCGTAAAATTACCCGTGCCGCTGCTAAAATAGCTTTAGGCTTGCAAAACCGCCTATACCTTGGAAACCTTGACGCCAGACGCGATTGGGGACACGCAAAAGATTATGTAGAGGCTATGTGGCTGATACTGCAACAAGAAAAACCCGAAGACTTTGTAATTGCTACCGGCGTTACAACCACAGTACGGGATTTTATAAAATTAGCTTTCGGTGTGCTCGGTATCAGCCTTGAATTTAAAGGTACCGGGGTAGATGAAGTTGGATATGTAACAAGTTGCAGCAATCCCGATTACTTACTGGAGATTGGCAAGCCTGTTGTATCTGTTGATGCAGAATATTTTAGGCCCACCGAGGTTGACCTTTTAATTGGCGACCCTACCAAATGTCAGCAAAAATTGAACTGGACGCCGAAATATGATTTAAAAAGCCTGGTTGAAGAAATGGTAAATGCCGACGTTGAGCTGTTTATGAAAGAAAGGATATTAAAAGAGTCTGGCTACGAGATAAAGAATCAATACGAGTAACCAGAAAATGCATTTATCATAAAGCGAAGCGACGGTTAAAATCTTCCGCCGGAGATAAAACGCTCCAAAAAAGATACATAGGCTATCTCTTATTGTTACTAACTACACTATGAATGATTTTAATAATACCATTGTTCCGTATCCTAAAGAAAAAACCATATTTGGACTTTTTGAAGAACAGGTAGCAAAAAACCCGTCGGCTATTGCTATTGAAAAAGGTCTTAATAAAATAACATATACCGACTTAAACAAATTAGCCAATCGTTTAGCTAATTTATTGGTGACTAAGGGTGTGATGCCTCAGGATAATGTTGGATTGCTGGTTACCCGCGATTTTGACATGATAATTGGCATGATGGCTATTATGAAAGCCGGTGCAGCCTATGTACCTATAGACCCCGAATACCCGGTAGACAGGCAACTATACATCTTTAATCAATCAAAGCTAAAACTGGTCATCGCGAATAACGATTACCCATTAAAAAGTACAATAAGCACGGAATGCTTTCTTAAAATTAATTTTTTAGACCCCGGAGAGTTGAACGAAAGTAACCCACCGGTAAACGTTGCTTCAACCCAGTTAGCTTATACAATTTATACTTCCGGATCAACCGGTAGGCCTAAGGGGGTAATGATTGAGCATCACAGTGTAGTGAACCTGATATTATGGGTAAATACTAAATTTAACGTAGGGCCCCATGACCGGCTATTGTTTATTACTTCCATGTGTTTTGATTTATCGGTTTATGATATTTTTGGAATGCTGGCAGCTGGCGGCACCATAGTAATTGCCGAAAATAAAGAGATACAGGATGTGCGGATGTTGCAGAACCTGATGATTGATTATCAGGTTACTTTTTGGGATTCGGTCCCTACCACTTTAGACTATCTGGTAGCAAATTTAGAACAAGAGCGCCCTGACTATAAACACGAGGGCTTAAAAACCATCTTTTTAAGTGGGGACTGGATACCGATAGATTTGCCAACCCGGACCAAAAAATTTTTCCCGCAAGCGCAGTTTGTAAGCTTAGGTGGCGCTACCGAAGGGACCATTTGGTCAAACTTTTATATTGTTGAGCAGGTGTACCCTGAGTGGCGCAGCATCCCTTACGGTAAGCCTATTTATAATAACTTTTTTTACATACTGGACGAGCAGCTAAAACCTGTACCAACAGGTGAACCAGGTGATTTGTATATAGGTGGTGTAGGCGTGGCGCGCGGTTATGCTAATGATGCAGAAAAAACCAATGCAGCCTTTATTCCCGATCCGTTTAATAGTCAATTGGGGGGTATGATGTACCGCACAGGAGATACCGGCAGGATGATGCCTGACTTTAACATGGAGTTTTTGGGCAGAAAGGACAGCCAGGTAAAAATTAACGGCTTCAGGGTTGAACTGGGCGAAATAGAAAGTGTTTTAAACAAAAGCGAGTTAGTTAGAAGCTGCGTTGTATTAGCAAAAAAAGGCCCTGATGGTAATAAAAGGTTAATTGGGTATGTAGTGCCTAAAGCAACGTTTGAAAAAGAAACTGTAACTGCTTATTTAAAAACCAAACTCCCGGATTATATGATACCTGCCGTATGGGTTGAGATGGATAAAATGCCACTTAATTCAAATGGTAAAATAGACAGAAATGCCTTGCCTGAGTTTACGGACACATTATTGCAGAGAAAACGTTTATTACAGCCTATTACACCCACCGAGAAAATACTGACAAGTATATGGAAGGAATGCATGGGGCTAAACGAAATAAGTATAGATGATAACTTTTTTGCCCTTGGCGGACACTCGCTAATGGCGGTACAAATTTTATCAAAATTGGAAAAAAAACTGGGGCGTAGTTTCCAACTGGCGGTCCTTTTTAAATATCCCAATATCCAGTTACTGGCAAACTTTATTGATAACGATAAAAAAGAAACAACTTATACATGCCTGGTACCCATTAAATCCACCGGAAATAAAACCCCATTATATATTATTCATGGCGAAGGGCTAAATGTGCTGAATTTTAGTAGCCTGGCGGCTGTAATGGATAAAGACCGGCCAATATTTGGTTTACAGGCAGTGGGCTTAAATGGAATTGATGAACCGCTGGATAACTTACCGGATATTGCAAAATTTTATCTCAGCGAAATTATACGCCACAACCCTACCGGGCCATATCTGTTAGCAGGGTATTCTTTTGGAGGTTACGTAGCATTAGAAATACGTAAGCAAATGGCTGCGATGGGCAAGAAAGTAGAAAAACTAATTATGTTCGATACCGACGCCGAAAAGTCGGAATACAAGGATTGGTATTATATTTTGCCAAAAAAAGTTAAAAGGAACGTACCTATCTTATTATCCTTTTTAAAATCATCTATACTCCATCCAATAACAAATTTCAGAAAAAAGTATAAAAACCCCGAACCAGGTTTTCTTTCTAAATATTTTTTAAAGAAAGAAACCAAAAATTTCTATCAGCTTATTAAAAAAATAAAAGATAAGCACTTATATGCTTTCAGGAATTATAAAATGGAACCGTTTGATGGTAAAGTTTATCTGTATAAAGCACAAATATGCGTTCATTATGTTTATGATACTGAATTTTTAGGCTGGAAAAAATATGCACTTGGCGGAGTTGTGCGATATGACGTACCCGGCGATCATTTAACTATGATTACGCCACCAAACGTTGAAGCATTCGCAGCCATACTAAGTGCCAGTTTAGATGAAAAGGAGGAAACAATACAAACTACTGAAATGGCAGATACCACAGCGGGAATTAAGACACTGGTTTAAATGTTAATGTTTTTAGAAAATGATAGCACCCATTACAACAGGAAACCTTGAAGAATGCATACAGGCATTTTTAAAAGCATATAATGGCCCACCCTGGAACTATAGCTGGACGTATGACAGGGCAAAAAAATATCTTTCGGAGTATTTAACCTGCGGTCAATTTGTTGGATTTGTTTTATATGACGAAGGGCAGATTACAGGAGCAACTTTTGGCCATATTAAAACCTGGTGGACCAACGATCAATTAATGATTGATGAGTTTTTTATCTCGGGCGAAAAGCAGGGAAAGGGCTATGGGAAAAAGTTACTTGCCTATTGCGACCAATATGCATCGGAAAATCAAATTGGATCGATCGTGTTAATGACCAACCGCTATATGCCTGCCTATGGATTTTATAACAAAATTGGATATACGGCCACAGAACAGTATGTTTTTATGTTTAAACAAGTTTTATGAAACAGCTTAATTAAAATCACACATAACACGTTGACAATAAAACTATTTATTGTCTAACTGGTTATCCTTACCGTCATAACTACACTAACTAAAATGCGATGAAAAATACTATTATTCAAACAACATTACTGGCGTTTTCTCTGATCCTATCATCATGTAGTTTTTTTAGAGATAAAGGTGTATTTAAAGATAGCGGATATCAAAATGTATCCTATTTCCAAAACGCCGATCATTCGGGTTATTTTGAAGAAAAAATAAATAATTATGCGCCTTTTAAAATACAAAGTGGCGACATTTTAGGCATAAATGTAAACAGTGTTAACCAGGAAGCAGCTTCGGTTTTTAATACCAGCACCAACCGTGTTAACGGTGCAAGCCCGGATGCCATTAATCCTGTTTATGGTTTTAAAGTAGATGTTAATGGCAACGTGCAATTGCCACTGGTAGGTGATATGAAAGTAGCCGGGATGACAACTGATGAGGTAGCAAAAAAACTAACCAGTAATTTATTGCCATACCTTAAAAATCCGATAGTTAATATCCGCGTTCTGAATTTCAAGGTCTCTGTTTTTGGCGATGTATTGAGGCCCAATGTATACAATATTCAGAATGAACGGATAAATATTAATGAAGTGATAAGCCTGGCCGGCGATTTAAATATTACCGCAAACAGAAAAAATATTTTGCTGGTGCGCGAAGAGGATGGCAAGCGGATGTATTATACGATTGATTTAACTAAAAAAGACCTGTTTGATTCACCATATTATTACTTACATAACAATGATGTGATATATGTGGATCCGGATAAAACTAAATATGATACGGTTAGTCGCAGTTATAAACGTACTACAATAACCCTTTCAGCCTTGTCAATTGCTGCTGTAGTGCTCTCGGCTATGTTTATATATTATCGTTAGGTTCTTAATTCATAATGCATTTATATCATGATTAGTCGATCAACTGTTAATAATAAATCTTATCAAACCACGGGTAGCGAAGATGCTATTAATTTAAGGGCATTATTAGTAAAATATGCGGACTATTGGCAATTATTCCTCGTCTCGTTCATTATTGCTTTAATAGGCGTAATAATTTATAAAAAATATGTGCAGCCCTCATACGATATTGTGGCGACCCTTGAAATTCAGGATATAAGCGATAAATCTCCCGCGGAAAAAACCTCATTGGTCGATTTCCAGCAACTGGACCAGGTTAACGCCCCGCGCGTAGTAGAAAACGAAATGGAGATATTAAGATCGAACCAGATTATAAAGCAGGTAGTGGATTATTTTCAGTTGTGGGCTGATTATAAGTTAAAAGGCGGCATGATAAAAGATCCGGATTTATATGGTAATAGCCCAATTAAAATGAATTTGCTAAACCATACCACCCCTATCCTACCGCGAAAACTCCAATTTCAGCTTGTTGATGCAAATACTTACGCCCTTATAGATGATGATAGCAATTCGGGCAAACATCACTTTGGTGAAATGATAACCGATAAGATAGGCTCATGGACAATTACAGCAAACAACAATCTTAAAAAATATATTGGCAGCGTTATTGAAATTAAGGTAAATGATCCCGATTTGACTGTATTAAACTATCAAAGTGCATTAAAAGTGGAAGCGGAACAAAAACCAGCTACTGTAATTAATATTTCCATTACTGATAAAAACATAAAACGAGGTCAGGACTTCATTAACTATCTCATTTATTTTTATAAACAGAATGAAGTTGCCGAAAAAAATAAGATCGCTAAAAGTACGCTCCAATTTATTGATGACAGGCTGGATTCGCTTTCTGGTCAACTAAATCATGCGGAGAATAAAATTGAGGGGTACCGTAGTCAAAATGAGTTGACTGATGTAAACGCCCAATCGCAAATGTATTTGCAACAGATACAAGCCAACGGTGAAAAACTAAATGATATCGGTATTCAGTTAAGCATTATCAACAAGTTGGATGAATATTTAAACCAATCATCAAACAATAATAGCAGTGTCCCATCAACCTTGGGAATTACAGATCAACACCTGGTTGAATTGGTACAAAAACTATCAGATGTACAACTGGAAAAAAACAGACTACTTGCTACACTGCCTGAAAAAAACCCGGCATTTGATCCATTGAACAGCCAGATTTCCGCGCTTAAAACTGCAATTAAAGACAATATAAAAAGCATTAAATCCTCTTTACTTACCACACAAAATTCATTACAGGGCTTTAAATCAACTGTTCAGTCATCCATAAAAAATGTTCCGGTGCAAGAGCATCAACTGGCCGGTATGGGTCGCCAGCAATCAAATAAAGAAACATTATATAAATATTTATTACAGCAGCGCGAACAAATAGCATTAACGTATGCCTCATCTACATCAAATGTACGTTTGGTAGATGCTGCACATATACTTCCTTTAAAAGCATCAAAAAAATATATCCCATTTGGCGCCGCCTTTTTATTTGCCCTAATCTTCCCCGTGGGATTCATATATGGAAAAGATGTGGTAAAAAACGCGGTTAACAACCGTAAAGAAATTGAACGCCACACCGGTATACCTGTGCTATCAGAATTCAGTTATGTGAATTTAACCTCGCCAATTGTTTTCAACGAAAAAACCAATAAAGACAGCTTTATATTAATAGAACAGTTTAGGCATTTACGCTCGCGGTTAACCTTACTTCAGCCTGAAAGTGCATCAGGCACTGCAACCTTAATAACTTCAAGTGTTGCAAATGAAGGAAAAAGCTTTATTAGTAGTAACCTGGCTATTTCTTTGGCCAATGCGTCCAAAAAAACCGTTCTGTTAGAGGTTGATATCTATAAGCCGAATATTAGTAAAACATTTGGTTTAACCACATCGCCAGGTTTAACAAACTATCTTAAAGGAAAAGTTAGTTTACAAAAAATAATACAAAAATGCGATCAGTATCCTAATCTTTCAATTATTTCAAGTGGCGACTTTATTGATGATTTTTCTGAGCTATTAGACCAAGAACAATTTCAAATGCTTGTAGAAGAATTAAAAGCGGAATATGACTATGTATTGTTTGATACTCCGCCTGTGCATTCAATAAGTGATGCCCTTTCACTGGCCAGGTATTGCGATAATACCCTGTACGTGGTACGTTACGATCAAACTTCCAGATCATTACTGCCATTTATTCAAAAGCTGCATACTGAGGAGTTGCTCCCTAAAATGAATATCATATTTAACGGTTTAGCCGGGGGACGTGACAGCGAAGGATTACGCTATGAAAACTACTATAAAAACAGTCAGGTTTATTGATTTTATGGCGATTTCTGTTCAACAAATAGGGCGCGCGGGTGTTAGTACAAAGCATAACGATATTAAATTACAAAAGGTGATAAAATTATTAAAGGGATATATTAATTCGTTATCTGGGGGCAAGGAACGAACAACGGCGGTTAACTTTAATATAATTGTCTCGTTCGTTTTAAGGGCATTAAGCATAATTGTATCATTTCTTACTATTTCTTTTTCTCTCAAGCTACTTGATACTAATAAATACGGTATTTGGCTTGCAATTTCGTCAACCGTAAGTTGGATAAGTATACTGGATATTGGATTAGCTAACGGGTTAAGGAATAAGGTGGCTGAATATCTGGCCGTCAAAAATTATAAAGAAGCAAAAATTGCGGTGTCATCCACCTATGCAATCTTATTTATGATAGTGGTCCCTATCCTACTTTTGTTTGGTGTTTTTTTAAAATACGCCCATTGGAATTCCATATTCAATACCAAACTTGACGAAAGGGAGTTGTTACTAACCATTGCCGCAGTATTTATAGGGCTGTTAATGCAATTTTTTTTAAAGCCCATAGCTTCCATTCTTCAAGGCGACCAAAAAATTTATAAATCCAACCTTATTCAGCTACTGTGTAATTTTATTCCGTTAGTGCCTATAATTTTTTTCAGTAAGTATTTACACGGCTCCATGTTCGCGCTTGCTATAGCACAAACCGTATTACCTGTAGTTGTGTTAATTGCTGCTACAGTTATATTATTCAGAACTGATTATAAACATATCCGGCCATCGCTGAAACAAGTAAACCTGGCAAAAAGTAAGTCGTTGTTTGGCCTTAGTTTGGCATTTTTTATAGTGCAAATAGCCTGGGTTTTTCTTTACTCAACATCAGAATTGATTATCACCCATGAGTTTGGCGGTTCGGATGTCACCTTATATAATCTTTTATACAAGTATTTTTCAACCACAGGGATAATACTTAACATCATACTTACTTCTTACTGGAGCGCCTTTACTAACGCTTTCGCCTTATTCGATTTTGCGTGGATAAAAGCCAGTATAAGAAGCTTGGTTAAAATAGCCAGTATTTTTTTAGCGATCACACTATTGCAGTTAGTATTAGTTGTACCGGTGTTTAAAATATGGGTCGGTAATAAAGTACATGTACCATTTATATTAAGTTGTGTAATGGCCATTTATTTCTGCGTCAATTTGTACACTACACTTTATTCAATAGTATTAAACGGTACCGGGAAGGTTAAAATGCAGGCTATCGTTTCATTGATCACCGCTTTATTACATGTGCCGGTGGTATTGGTGTTCATCCGGTACTTTCACTGGGGGCTTAATTCGTTGGTATATGCCAGTATCCTATGGACGGTTATACAAGTTTTGATATGGAAAAAAGAAATAAACTCGGCTTTAAAGAAAATAAATAAAACGCCTAAGGAGAAAATTGTCGTAGAACCCGAATTGGTTTTTGACACAAAATAAGTAAGCATGTATTATTTCATAACTTTACTTTTTGTTATTCTTTCGGCCAAAGCATCGTTTTTTGACCTTACCAACGCTTGTTGGGTTGCTATTGATTTGATCATTTTGTGGGTAGGGTTTAAAAAAGAAAGGTTTAATAAAAGTGATTTTGAATTATTTGGAAAGTTCTCGTTAATATATATCGCCTTTTGTACGCTACGGTCGTTTTTTTTCATTCATTTACCCGCCAGTTTTTATATTAACGACATTGTGTTTTTGTTTAAATACATCTTCACAAGTTTCCTTTTTTGCGCGGTATTAAAAGATAAGGCAGTACCCTATTTAATAAAAGTGATCTTTCAGCTCGCAATCCTTTCTCTACCATTATATTGTTTACAACTGGTGGCCGGTGACGAACTGTATGCTTTTGGAAAAGCATTAAGCCTACCACATACGCATTTTAACGGGTATGTCAATTTTCTGGTTTTTACATATGTAAAGCAGCATCATATCCGCAATGCGGGTTTCTCGTGGGAGCCCGGTGCATTTGGGTTCTTTTTGAATTTGAGCCTTTTATTACAACTAGTAACCAACAATTTCAATTTTGATAAACGCGCCAAATGGATAATGCTTGCTATACTTACCACACTTTCCACAACCACTTACGTAGCGTTCGCTTTCATTATATTGTTATATTATAGAGGCAGAGGCGCTAAACTTATAACCGTGTTGTTTTTTGTAGGCCCCATACTTTGTGTTTTAGCGGCAATGGTACCTTTTCTGCTGGATAAAATAGTAATGATTTACCATAAGGATATGGATGATATGAAAAACATTCAAACCCTTAGCGATTGGTACGTTCAACACGGCGAAAGTATGCCTTTAAATAGGTTTGCCAGCAGTTTATACCTTATTCAATTATTTGGTTATAATTTAATTTGGGGGGTTTCTAACATCTATAACCGGGTTGTCCCGATCCTTAAGCACATAAATCTTTCTAACGGCATCTTTGTATTAATGGCACAGTTTGGCGGCATAGGGCTAATTTATATAATGCGCAAATGCTACCTGTTTTTTAAACAACACACACACAGTATAGAACTTAGCATCTATGGGCTAACTGTTATTCTTATTTGCGGTTTCGGGGAATGCATTTTTGTAACCTCAATTATACTTTGCTTTTTGTTTTTATATCACTATACCATACCAAATGTTACAGAGAGTGAAAACGCGTTTAGCAATGATAGGTTAACAAGTACACAATTGGCTTTAGTTGATTAGATGGATATATATGGTGGGTAATATAACCACACCTTAACTTAAGATAATTATTATGAAAGTATTATGGTTCTCTTTGTCTGCCGGCTTAAGCGATGCCTATTTAAACAATAACTACGAAGGCATCGGCTGGATAAAATCCCTGGAAAAAAACATACAGGATAAGATAGATCTTTCTATAGCTTTTTATCATAATAAAGAAATACCGCCTTTTAAACTTGGCGCTACAACCTATTATCCGATCAAAAAGTATAAACATGGCAATCTAACTAAAATGAAAAGACGTTTGTTTAATAGTATTGAAAGCCAATATGATAATCAATTATTCTTAAATGTAGTTAAGGAAGCCAAGCCGGACCTTATCCATATCCATGGTACAGAAAGTCCGTTTGGCCTTGTACAAAAGTATACTAATATCCCTACAGTAGTTTCCATACAGGGCACCATCACGGTTTATCGGTATAAATTCTTTTCTAAAATATCCTGGTTTGATGTACTGAAACACTCGGATTTAAAGAGTTTTATTTTTTCAAGGACATTTATACATGTGTATAAGCAGTTTGCTAAAATTGCCGCCAGGGAACAGGAAATATATAAGCATTCTAAACACTTTATCGGCCGCACAGCCTGGGACAGAAGGGTAACAAAGGTGTTAGCCCCTTCTGCAAGGTATTACCACAACGATGAGATTTTGCGAAGCGGCTTTTATACTAACAAATGGGTTTTTAAACCTGCTGCTAAACTTCAATTATTTACTACCATATGGGGAAATGTATACAAAGGATTAGAAACATTATTGGACTGCGCGCGCTTGCTTGACGAAATTAATATTGATTATGAATGGCAGTTAGCCGGCATCGGGCGAAATGATGAAGTTGTCAGGATAGCATCAAAAGGCAATAAACAGCCCGTATCACCCAATGTTAAGTTTTTAAGCATGATCAATGAAGCATCCTTGATTGAAGGTTTATTGGAATCGCACATGTATATAGCTACCTCGCATATTGAAAACAGTCCAAATAGCTTATGCGAAGCTTTGATTTTAGGGGTGCCCTGTATTGCTACCAATGCAGGTGGCACCGGCAGCCTGATGGATGACAACAAAGAAGGTATTTTAATACAGGATGGTGACCCGTATGCTATGGCTGGTGCAATTATGGAATTGAAAGATAATTATAAAAAGGCCATTGCGTATGGTAAACAGGCACGAGAGCGCGCCTTACTTAGACACGATCAGGAAAAAATAACCAGTGACCTCTTATCAATTTATGCTACTATTTTAAATGGACAAAGCAAGCCTTTATTTTTTACCTCTACAGATGCTAAGCTGCAAGAAACTGATGAAACTATAATGGCTAACAATTAACG of the Mucilaginibacter boryungensis genome contains:
- the gmd gene encoding GDP-mannose 4,6-dehydratase; translated protein: MKKVALITGITGQDGSYLAEFLLKKGYIVHGVKRRSSLFNTDRIDHLYQDPHEVDRNFVLHFGDLSDSTNLIRIIQQTQPDEIYNLGAMSHVKVSFDTPEYTANADGIGTLRILEAVRILGLAKKTKVYQASTSELYGLVQAVPQSETTPFYPRSPYAVAKMYAYWITVNYREAYGMFACNGILFNHESPLRGETFVTRKITRAAAKIALGLQNRLYLGNLDARRDWGHAKDYVEAMWLILQQEKPEDFVIATGVTTTVRDFIKLAFGVLGISLEFKGTGVDEVGYVTSCSNPDYLLEIGKPVVSVDAEYFRPTEVDLLIGDPTKCQQKLNWTPKYDLKSLVEEMVNADVELFMKERILKESGYEIKNQYE
- a CDS encoding non-ribosomal peptide synthetase, producing the protein MNDFNNTIVPYPKEKTIFGLFEEQVAKNPSAIAIEKGLNKITYTDLNKLANRLANLLVTKGVMPQDNVGLLVTRDFDMIIGMMAIMKAGAAYVPIDPEYPVDRQLYIFNQSKLKLVIANNDYPLKSTISTECFLKINFLDPGELNESNPPVNVASTQLAYTIYTSGSTGRPKGVMIEHHSVVNLILWVNTKFNVGPHDRLLFITSMCFDLSVYDIFGMLAAGGTIVIAENKEIQDVRMLQNLMIDYQVTFWDSVPTTLDYLVANLEQERPDYKHEGLKTIFLSGDWIPIDLPTRTKKFFPQAQFVSLGGATEGTIWSNFYIVEQVYPEWRSIPYGKPIYNNFFYILDEQLKPVPTGEPGDLYIGGVGVARGYANDAEKTNAAFIPDPFNSQLGGMMYRTGDTGRMMPDFNMEFLGRKDSQVKINGFRVELGEIESVLNKSELVRSCVVLAKKGPDGNKRLIGYVVPKATFEKETVTAYLKTKLPDYMIPAVWVEMDKMPLNSNGKIDRNALPEFTDTLLQRKRLLQPITPTEKILTSIWKECMGLNEISIDDNFFALGGHSLMAVQILSKLEKKLGRSFQLAVLFKYPNIQLLANFIDNDKKETTYTCLVPIKSTGNKTPLYIIHGEGLNVLNFSSLAAVMDKDRPIFGLQAVGLNGIDEPLDNLPDIAKFYLSEIIRHNPTGPYLLAGYSFGGYVALEIRKQMAAMGKKVEKLIMFDTDAEKSEYKDWYYILPKKVKRNVPILLSFLKSSILHPITNFRKKYKNPEPGFLSKYFLKKETKNFYQLIKKIKDKHLYAFRNYKMEPFDGKVYLYKAQICVHYVYDTEFLGWKKYALGGVVRYDVPGDHLTMITPPNVEAFAAILSASLDEKEETIQTTEMADTTAGIKTLV
- a CDS encoding GNAT family N-acetyltransferase, translated to MIAPITTGNLEECIQAFLKAYNGPPWNYSWTYDRAKKYLSEYLTCGQFVGFVLYDEGQITGATFGHIKTWWTNDQLMIDEFFISGEKQGKGYGKKLLAYCDQYASENQIGSIVLMTNRYMPAYGFYNKIGYTATEQYVFMFKQVL
- a CDS encoding polysaccharide biosynthesis/export family protein yields the protein MKNTIIQTTLLAFSLILSSCSFFRDKGVFKDSGYQNVSYFQNADHSGYFEEKINNYAPFKIQSGDILGINVNSVNQEAASVFNTSTNRVNGASPDAINPVYGFKVDVNGNVQLPLVGDMKVAGMTTDEVAKKLTSNLLPYLKNPIVNIRVLNFKVSVFGDVLRPNVYNIQNERININEVISLAGDLNITANRKNILLVREEDGKRMYYTIDLTKKDLFDSPYYYLHNNDVIYVDPDKTKYDTVSRSYKRTTITLSALSIAAVVLSAMFIYYR
- a CDS encoding GumC family protein — translated: MISRSTVNNKSYQTTGSEDAINLRALLVKYADYWQLFLVSFIIALIGVIIYKKYVQPSYDIVATLEIQDISDKSPAEKTSLVDFQQLDQVNAPRVVENEMEILRSNQIIKQVVDYFQLWADYKLKGGMIKDPDLYGNSPIKMNLLNHTTPILPRKLQFQLVDANTYALIDDDSNSGKHHFGEMITDKIGSWTITANNNLKKYIGSVIEIKVNDPDLTVLNYQSALKVEAEQKPATVINISITDKNIKRGQDFINYLIYFYKQNEVAEKNKIAKSTLQFIDDRLDSLSGQLNHAENKIEGYRSQNELTDVNAQSQMYLQQIQANGEKLNDIGIQLSIINKLDEYLNQSSNNNSSVPSTLGITDQHLVELVQKLSDVQLEKNRLLATLPEKNPAFDPLNSQISALKTAIKDNIKSIKSSLLTTQNSLQGFKSTVQSSIKNVPVQEHQLAGMGRQQSNKETLYKYLLQQREQIALTYASSTSNVRLVDAAHILPLKASKKYIPFGAAFLFALIFPVGFIYGKDVVKNAVNNRKEIERHTGIPVLSEFSYVNLTSPIVFNEKTNKDSFILIEQFRHLRSRLTLLQPESASGTATLITSSVANEGKSFISSNLAISLANASKKTVLLEVDIYKPNISKTFGLTTSPGLTNYLKGKVSLQKIIQKCDQYPNLSIISSGDFIDDFSELLDQEQFQMLVEELKAEYDYVLFDTPPVHSISDALSLARYCDNTLYVVRYDQTSRSLLPFIQKLHTEELLPKMNIIFNGLAGGRDSEGLRYENYYKNSQVY
- a CDS encoding lipopolysaccharide biosynthesis protein yields the protein MKTTIKTVRFIDFMAISVQQIGRAGVSTKHNDIKLQKVIKLLKGYINSLSGGKERTTAVNFNIIVSFVLRALSIIVSFLTISFSLKLLDTNKYGIWLAISSTVSWISILDIGLANGLRNKVAEYLAVKNYKEAKIAVSSTYAILFMIVVPILLLFGVFLKYAHWNSIFNTKLDERELLLTIAAVFIGLLMQFFLKPIASILQGDQKIYKSNLIQLLCNFIPLVPIIFFSKYLHGSMFALAIAQTVLPVVVLIAATVILFRTDYKHIRPSLKQVNLAKSKSLFGLSLAFFIVQIAWVFLYSTSELIITHEFGGSDVTLYNLLYKYFSTTGIILNIILTSYWSAFTNAFALFDFAWIKASIRSLVKIASIFLAITLLQLVLVVPVFKIWVGNKVHVPFILSCVMAIYFCVNLYTTLYSIVLNGTGKVKMQAIVSLITALLHVPVVLVFIRYFHWGLNSLVYASILWTVIQVLIWKKEINSALKKINKTPKEKIVVEPELVFDTK
- a CDS encoding glycosyltransferase family 4 protein, which codes for MKVLWFSLSAGLSDAYLNNNYEGIGWIKSLEKNIQDKIDLSIAFYHNKEIPPFKLGATTYYPIKKYKHGNLTKMKRRLFNSIESQYDNQLFLNVVKEAKPDLIHIHGTESPFGLVQKYTNIPTVVSIQGTITVYRYKFFSKISWFDVLKHSDLKSFIFSRTFIHVYKQFAKIAAREQEIYKHSKHFIGRTAWDRRVTKVLAPSARYYHNDEILRSGFYTNKWVFKPAAKLQLFTTIWGNVYKGLETLLDCARLLDEINIDYEWQLAGIGRNDEVVRIASKGNKQPVSPNVKFLSMINEASLIEGLLESHMYIATSHIENSPNSLCEALILGVPCIATNAGGTGSLMDDNKEGILIQDGDPYAMAGAIMELKDNYKKAIAYGKQARERALLRHDQEKITSDLLSIYATILNGQSKPLFFTSTDAKLQETDETIMANN